Proteins encoded in a region of the Veillonella parvula genome:
- a CDS encoding restriction endonuclease subunit S: protein MSKEKRRVPKLRFPGFTEDWEQRKLDNIAKIKTGGGTPKTTNLEYWSGDIPWIQSSDLVEGDVVHVNIKKFIDNNALKNSAAKLISRDSIALVTRVGVGKVAVINQDFTTSQDFLSLSDFDGNDIKFIAYQLFRLMQENAKVLQGTSIKGISKTDLIEQSIAIPNSIKEQNLIASLLSQTDSIITLHQRKLNNLKLKKKALLQKLFPKNGKRYPELRFPGFTDAWEQRKLSDILKVNSGKDYKHLEQGDIPVYGTGGYMLSVNESLSNIDAIGIGRKGTIDKPQYLKAPFWTVDTLFYLTALDKHSILFLYYLMQLMPWKKFDESTGVPSLSKTTIDNINGYVPSNPKEEELISTLFNQLDKSITLHQRKLDHLQLQKKALLQQMFV, encoded by the coding sequence ATTGCAAAAATAAAAACTGGTGGAGGGACTCCTAAAACGACTAATCTTGAATATTGGAGTGGTGATATACCTTGGATACAATCATCTGATTTAGTTGAAGGTGATGTTGTACATGTTAATATAAAAAAATTTATTGACAATAATGCATTAAAAAATTCAGCTGCAAAATTAATTTCTCGTGATTCAATTGCTTTAGTTACGAGAGTTGGAGTTGGTAAAGTTGCAGTAATAAATCAAGATTTTACTACTAGTCAAGATTTTTTATCTTTGAGTGATTTTGATGGGAATGATATCAAATTTATTGCATATCAATTATTTCGATTAATGCAAGAAAATGCCAAAGTTCTTCAAGGAACATCAATAAAAGGGATTAGTAAAACTGATTTAATCGAACAAAGTATAGCCATACCTAATTCAATAAAAGAGCAGAACTTAATTGCTAGTCTTTTGTCGCAGACAGATAGTATTATTACCCTTCATCAGCGTAAGTTAAATAATCTTAAATTAAAGAAAAAAGCGTTGCTTCAGAAACTTTTTCCGAAAAATGGAAAACGATATCCTGAACTTCGTTTTCCAGGATTTACTGATGCTTGGGAACAGCGTAAGTTATCAGATATTTTAAAAGTTAATTCCGGTAAAGACTATAAACATCTAGAACAAGGCGATATACCTGTATATGGTACTGGTGGCTATATGTTAAGTGTGAATGAGTCTTTATCTAATATAGATGCTATAGGAATTGGTAGAAAAGGAACGATTGATAAGCCGCAATATCTCAAAGCACCTTTTTGGACAGTAGACACTTTATTTTATCTTACCGCATTAGATAAGCATTCAATTTTATTCTTATACTATTTAATGCAATTGATGCCTTGGAAAAAGTTTGATGAATCAACAGGGGTTCCTAGTTTATCTAAAACTACTATTGATAATATTAATGGTTATGTACCATCAAATCCCAAAGAGGAAGAATTAATTAGTACACTATTTAATCAGCTTGATAAATCTATTACCCTTCATCAGCGTAAGTTAGATCACTTACAATTACAGAAAAAAGCATTACTTCAACAGATGTTTGTATAA